In Solanum pennellii chromosome 3, SPENNV200, a single window of DNA contains:
- the LOC107012971 gene encoding beta-glucosidase 46-like, with amino-acid sequence MDSSISIILIAFSVLFSSFMVSFSQIKNLSIVKEPGSFPKNFLFGTASSCYQFEGAFLSDGKGLNNWDVFTHEAGHIADGSNGDIALDHYNRYQEDIKLMEDMGVNSFRFSISWARILPNGMYGGVNMAGIQHYNKLIDALLQKGIQPFVTLAHYDIPQELEERYGGWLSPKIQDDFCYYGDICFKYFGDRVNYWVTINEPNVMAVRGYRFGTFPPVRCSGSFGNCTFGNSEKEPFIAAHNMILSHAALVNIYRTKYQERQGGMIGISMNTQWYEPFSNSSEDNYATQRARSFVYNWFLDPIIFGKYPEEMQKILGNNLPKFSRNDIKKLKNGLDFIGLNHYTAAYIKDCMYSVCEHGQYSSWSEGSYFRATEKDGVYIGEPTTMDWLFVYPQGMEKLVMYMKDRFNNTPIIITENGIAESDNPNSSLEDALNDTQRVEYMHNYLNSLANAMREGANVRGYFAWSLLDNFEWLEGYTKRFGLHYVNFTNLQRTPKLSATRYKELIYNFQSQLTRYTS; translated from the exons ATGGATTCAAGTAtttcaataatattaattgCTTTTAGTGTTCTTTTTTCTAGTTTCATGGTATCATTTTCTCAGATAAAAAACCTTAGTATTGTCAAAGAACCAGGTTCATTTCCAAAAAATTTCTTGTTTGGAACAGCCTCTTCTTGTTACCag TTTGAAGGAGCTTTTCTTAGTGATGGCAAAGGCCTTAACAATTGGGATGTTTTTACTCATGAAGCTG GCCACATAGCAGATGGAAGTAATGGAGACATTGCTCTAGATCATTATAATCGATATCAG GAGGACATTAAGCTTATGGAAGATATGGGAGTGAATAGCTTTCGTTTCTCTATCTCATGGGCAAGAATTCTACCTA ATGGGATGTATGGAGGTGTCAATATGGCTGGAATTCAACACTACAATAAGTTGATTGATGCACTCCTACAAAAAG GTATTCAACCATTTGTCACCTTAGCACATTATGACATACCTCAAGAACTTGAAGAAAGATATGGAGGATGGCTAAGTCCCAAAATACA ggatgatttttgttattatggagatatatgtttcaaatattttggGGATAGAGTTAACTATTGGGTAACTATCAATGAACCGAATGTAATGGCGGTTCGAGGCTATAGATTTGGTACTTTCCCTCCGGTTCGATGTTCCGGTTCATTTGGTAATTGCACTTTTGGAAATTCAGAAAAAGAGCCTTTTATTGCAGCACACaatatgattttatcacatgCTGCTCTTGTCAACATTTACAGAACAAAATATCAg GAAAGACAAGGAGGGATGATTGGTATATCTATGAATACTCAATGGTATGAACCTTTTAGCAATTCCTCAGAAGACAATTATGCAACTCAGAGAGCAAGATCTTTTGTTTACAATTG GTTTTTGGACCCTattatatttggaaaatatCCAGAAGAAATGCAAAAAATTCTTGGAAATAATCTGCctaaattttcaagaaatgatataaaaaaactgaaaaatggCCTAGATTTTATTGGCTTAAATCATTATACAGCAGCTTATATTAAAGATTGTATGTACTCTGTCTGTGAACATGGACAATATTCTTCTTGGTCAGAAGGTTCTTATTTTCGTGCTACAGAAAAAGATGGTGTGTACATTGGAGAACCT ACTACAATGGATTGGCTATTTGTGTATCCTCAAGGGATGGAAAAGCTTGTGATGTACATGAAGGATAGGTTCAATAATACTCCAATCATCATAACTGAAAATG GTATTGCTGAGAGTGACAATCCAAACTCTTCCCTAGAAGATGCTCTCAATGACACTCAAAGAGTGGAGTACATGCATAACTACTTGAATTCCTTGGCAAATGCAATGAG gGAAGGTGCAAATGTGAGAGGGTattttgcttggtcattgctgGACAACTTTGAATGGTTAGAAGGATATACAAAAAGATTTGGATTGCATTATGTCAATTTTACAAATCTACAAAGAACTCCAAAATTATCAGCCACTAGGTATAAGGAGCTCATATACAACTTTCAAAGCCAACTAACAAGATATACATCATGA
- the LOC107013111 gene encoding uncharacterized protein LOC107013111 gives MNDQTNQENPSPPTILPAKRRRGRPRKDDGPAKRMILQTPTTPAPEIMRQKDITTDENMLGQIVSGVIDGTFDAGYFLSVKLGNNGTTLRGLIFEPGRFSPITAANDIAPQVKMHHRSQVITLQDQENGSTNEQLNVSPEQVLLPSDHPSVRNDQRANPDEMIKHQPQFTPLLENLRMVEQDEVMEVFEVANQSGLELNAEQGKCTNGQKSTQSHLIDSNSIIQTGTLVCSDLNSSNDEIHHNNVVDGSLEMGSNQKQIEAEVENNKSNLETLVQPTELVHYELKKLEIHRAPPIDAQTQLIPTINPELQPKELTQCGQGNQDFQPHQTPSFVELNFLAQGSVAAESEVKPSDSIQNELPFVDMPQHNDTQESISELVDFSMETRNSPKEKQSTDVGTEVEVVGKEET, from the coding sequence ATGAATGATCAAACTAATCAAGAAAATCCCTCTCCTCCAACAATCCTTCCAGCAAAACGAAGGCGCGGTCGCCCTCGGAAAGATGATGGTCCAGCTAAAAGAATGATCTTGCAGACTCCAACAACTCCAGCACCAGAAATCATGAGACAAAAAGATATCACTACAGATGAAAACATGTTAGGACAGATAGTTTCTGGTGTCATTGATGGTACTTTTGATGCAGGGTACTTCCTTTCTGTCAAGCTTGGGAACAACGGCACCACGCTCCGCGGATTAATCTTTGAGCCGGGGCGATTTTCTCCCATAACAGCAGCAAATGACATTGCCCCACAAGTTAAAATGCATCATAGGAGTCAAGTTATAACTCTACAAGATCAAGAAAATGGTAGTACTAATGAGCAGCTGAATGTGTCTCCAGAACAAGTTTTGTTGCCTTCTGATCATCCATCAGTACGTAACGATCAACGTGCTAATCCAGATGAAATGATCAAACATCAACCACAGTTTACCCCTTTACTGGAGAACCTTAGAATGGTTGAACAAGACGAGGTGATGGAGGTGTTTGAAGTCGCGAACCAATCAGGTCTCGAGTTAAATGCAGAACAAGGTAAATGTACCAATGGACAGAAGAGTACTCAGAGCCATCTTATAGACTCAAACTCAATAATTCAGACAGGTACTCTTGTTTGTTCTGATCTCAACAGCTCAAACGACGAGATCCATCATAATAATGTTGTCGATGGATCACTAGAAATGGGATCGAATCAAAAACAGATTGAAGCTGAAGTGGAGAACAACAAGTCTAATCTTGAAACTTTAGTTCAGCCAACAGAGTTGGTTCATTATGAACTAAAGAAACTCGAGATCCATCGAGCTCCTCCTATAGATGCTCAAACTCAACTCATTCCAACAATCAATCCAGAGCTTCAACCAAAAGAATTGACACAATGTGGACAAGGGAATCAAGATTTTCAACCTCACCAAACTCCGTCATTCGTTGAACTTAACTTTCTAGCTCAAGGATCAGTAGCAGCAGAAAGTGAAGTAAAGCCAAGTGATTCAATTCAAAATGAACTCCCTTTTGTTGACATGCCTCAACATAATGACACTCAAGAATCAATCAGTGAATTAGTAGACTTTTCGATGGAAACGCGAAATTCTCCAAAGGAAAAGCAAAGTACTGATGTTGGAACAGAAGTAGAGGTTGTAGGAAAGGaagaaacttaa
- the LOC107014808 gene encoding polyadenylate-binding protein RBP45-like, protein MQPANSMVPQPMAAPSQQQYQQQPQQHWMAQQQPAAYQVPQQQSAYYYQQQQQPQYNAAAAAAQPTSSDEIRSLWIGDLQFWMDEQYIQNCFAHTGEVASVKVIRNKQSGQSEGYGFVEFISHAAAERNLQTYNGSMMPNSEQPFRLNWASLGSGEKRSDNGPEYTIFVGDLAADVTDYMLQETFRANYPSVKGAKVVTDRVTGRTKGYGFVKFADESEQLHAMTEMNGKFCSTRPMRIGPAANKKSVPGQVQASYQSTNGTQNEDDPSNTTIFVGNLDANVTDDHLRQVFGNYGQLLHVKIPVGKRCGFVQFADRSCAEEALRALSGTQLGGQTIRLSWGRSPSNKQQPQADPNQYGGYYGYSAGYDAAAAAAYGYAQPAQDPNLYYGGYAGYGNYPPQQQQPQ, encoded by the exons ATGCAACCAGCGAATTCCATGGTTCCACAACCAATGGCGGCTCCATCGCAACAACAGTATCAACAGCAGCCGCAGCAACATTGGATGGCTCAGCAGCAGCCAGCAGCGTATCAGGTTCCGCAGCAGCAATCGGCGTATTATTaccagcaacagcaacaacctCAGTACAACGCCGCGGCAGCTGCTGCTCAACCGACCAGTTCCGATGAGATCCGGAGCTTGTGGATCGGAGATCTACAGTTTTGGATGGATGAACAGTACATCCAGAACTGCTTCGCTCACACTGGAGAG GTGGCCTCTGTTAAAGTTATCCGCAACAAGCAATCTGGACAATCTGAGGGTTATGGATTTGTTGAGTTTATTAGTCATGCGGCTGCTGAAAGAAACCTACAAACATATAATGGCTCCATGATGCCTAATAGTGAGCAACCCTTTAGACTCAACTGGGCATCACTCGGTTCGGGTGAAAAACGTTCAGATAATGGTCCTGAATACACAATTTTTGTTGGAGACTTGGCAGCTGATGTCACTGACTATATGCTTCAGGAGACATTCAGGGCCAACTACCCCTCAGTCAAGGGTGCAAAGGTTGTGACTGATAGGGTCACTGGGCGCACAAAGGGCTATGGGTTTGTTAAATTTGCAGATGAAAGTGAGCAATTGCATGCTATGACTGAGATGAATGGCAAGTTCTGCTCCACTAGGCCAATGCGGATAGGCCCTGCAGCTAACAAGAAGAGTGTACCTGGTCAGGTGCAAG CTTCATATCAAAGTACCAATGGAACTCAAAATGAGGACGATCCTTCTAATACAACT ATATTCGTTGGGAATTTGGATGCTAATGTAACAGATGACCATCTAAGGCAGGTTTTTGGAAATTACGGACAGTTGCTTCATGTGAAAATACCAGTAGGCAAACGTTGTGGCTTTGTTCAATTTGCTGACAG AAGTTGTGCTGAGGAAGCTCTACGAGCATTAAGTGGAACTCAGTTGGGTGGACAAACTATCCGCCTTTCATGGGGTCGTAGCCCTTCCAACAAGCAGCAG CCTCAGGCTGACCCAAACCAGTACGGTGGTTATTATGGGTATTCAGCTGGATATGATGCTGCCGCTGCCGCTGCCTATGGTTATGCTCAACCTGCTCAGGATCCAAATCTATATTATGGGGGTTACGCTGGGTATGGAAATTACCCTCCACAGCAGCAACAACCACAG TGA